GGCGATCGCAGTGGGGATCAGGATAAACTTCCAGTCGGTAGAGTAGACCCCGAACCGCTTCAGGCCACGGAAAACATTAGGTCGTGTTGCACGTTTTCTCATGTGGCTTCCTCCTAGAAGTTCGTATCAACTCCAACCGCACGTCCCTGTGCAAGCTGCCAGAACACCGCGACTATCGTTCCGAACGCAAACGACAGGAGCGAACCGAACGCTTGGTTGCCCCATTCCTTTCCGGTCATCTTGTTATAGATCGACCAAGCCACGCCGACCGCTCCAAGACAAAACAGAATGATCGCCATGAGCTTAAGGGCTTCACGAATGATGTTGGAGAGGTTACTTGCATCTCCGGTGAAGATCGGGCCTTGTGCAGAAGTCATTTGCGTGAAAAGCAACATTAATCCGAGCGGCGCCAGTGCAGGTACATGGCTTTTGACACATGTCAGTAGTTTTTTCATAGTCGTCCTCGCTTTGTAAGTTTTCGTTGACGAACCCGGAAAAAGGGTCCAGATACGTCAATACTTTCAACCGCTCTGCAAGGTTCGTGCCGTTCGATGATCGGGCTCGGTGGCACATTGGGCGGCGCATGGGTGGCACATCGGTTGCGAAGGACGGGTGATATGAAAAAACGAATCACACACCCGATCACATTGTTCTTGCTACTTTTTGCTGGTTTCCCTTTAGATGCTACAGCGCAGGAAAAACAACTGGTTTCTCGAACTTCACTCGGAAGAATGGATGTACTTTCACGTGCCAGATTGTTCGAGGCGACGATAGAAAAGGTCGCAAAAAGCGAAGGCGTCGACCCGCTCATCCTATGGACAATCGCCTATAACGAAACGCGGTTCCGGCCATGGCTGACAAGTCCAAAGAACGCTCAGGGATTGATGCAGTTCATGCCCGCGACTGCTGCCCGGTTTGGGTTAAAAGACCCGTATGAGCCGACCTCATCGCTGTATGCGGCGGCGAAGTATGTGAAGTATCTGGGACGGCTATTTGATTGGAAACTTGAGTCTGTTTTAGCCGCCTATAACGCCGGCGAAGGCACCGTTTCTGCGTATCTTTATGGGCGAAATCTAAAGTCGAACGGACGATTGATCAATGCCTCCCAACGGAGGACGGTCAACGGTGTCCCGCCGTATAAGGAAACTCTGGGATATGTTTCGCAAGGCGTCGAGGTGTATCGCTGGCTCAAGCAGCAAGGCAGATTTGGCACGGCTCCGACGCCATTCGCCGCCGAGAAATATCCCAGGAGTGAAAGGGAGATCAAGGCAACGGAGGTTCAGGAAAGCAAAGCAATTTTGGTTTTCTATGATCCGCGAACCGGTAGACGAAGCCTGATCTCTCGTGAAACTTCAGACGAGCCGCGACAACTCAGTTTCGGCCCTGTTATTGTCGGACAAAACATTCCAACAAATTCGGCCCGGCGAGCTCGCTCAACTTTTGCCGGAGAAATTGTTTTATCAACCCACGATCGATAGTCGGCGAATTTTCGAGTCAACTGCGGACGACTTTCGCACCGTTCGGCAAATTTTTCTGCCGATGTGGAGTTAGAAACCGGCTATTGACCCGAGAGTGGCTATTTCGCGTCTGGCACTGCGTTTGCCATTAGCCCTTTCGAGACCGAAATCTTATGAAAGCAAATGAAACAAAAATCGAAACGCCCGATACAGGGAAAATGGTTAACGGTTCACCAACTTACCTTACTCGCGACCCGGACGACATCGTTACGATCGCGTCGCTTTTGAAGATCCTCGCCGTGCTGCTTTTTGCCCTCGTTCTGAGCGGCTGCATAAACATGTTCCTGATCTTTAGAAAGGCAGACCGGATTGTGGTCGATAAATCGAGCGGACGAGTTGTCGAACTAAACAACCGTGATTATGGTGCAACCGAAACCGTCAGCATCACGCCGGACGTTCCTACATCAACTGACAAGAAGTATTTGGTCAAGGAATTTCTAATCGCTCTTTACGAAGTCGAGCAAACGACGCGCGAGGCGCAAGTAAACAAACTGCTCCGAATGCTCGACCCTGATCTTTCGATGGCGATGGCCAATCGACTAAAGCAGAACGGCGTTCTCGCCGCCGAGAAGACAGAAAGCGTAAATTCGTCATGGGAACTACAGGACTTATCCGTCGATGAAAGCGACCCATATATTCTGCGAGCGATCGGCACGCGCAAGATAAGGCGAAAAGCCTCAGGCCAGGATGTGGAAGAGTCCGTTCAGCTCAAATGTAAATTTCTGTTGAAGGACAGCCCTGCGACCCCGATCCGAAACGACAATAACCTGAGAACCGGCTTCACCATTCTTCGGTTTCGCGTCGAACCCGTAAACGGCAAGACCATCTCGCCTTTATCGCTCATAGGCGATGCGGAGGAAACATCATCAGCAATTCAACCCGGCAGTGAAACAACTGGCGGTAATTAGGAAGGAACCTCATCTGAATCATGAAAACTTTAAGCATTTCAAATCTGGGAAAATACACTACGAGGATAATTGGAATCTCTCTCGTCGTCCTGTCGGCATTTGTTGTCAATGTTTATCCGCAGAGCCGGAAGCCTGTACACAAACCTAAAATAAGGAAAGTCGTTCGCCCGATCTCGAACGAGACTAATCAGACCTCAAATGAAAAGGTCGTAAACATTTCAGCGGTCTCCAAAGAAATACAGCCCGTTGCCGTGGTTAATGCTTCGCTCCCTGATTTCCTGTCGGGAGAAGCAAATGTAACGGTCAACCCGAAGCAGCCTACCGTTGTGCGTCTGGGACTGGCTCAAAACGCAGTTTCTATTGTCGAGTTTCCCGCATCGGACGGAATCTATTACATCCATGAGGGAAACCCCAAGCTTGCGTCAGTGTTTCAGTCTCCGACAAAAGAAACCGACCGATCGATAACCATTTACCCGGGAGAAGGATTCGTCCCTTCAAAAGACGGGGCGACCTCTGCCGCGATCAGCCTGCAGATGCGGTCCGGCCTGGTTTTGATTCTCGAACTGGTACCGGTCAGCGACCTTAAAAAGAATGCTCACAGATGCGTTATCTCATATGACCGCGAAGCAGTTGTCTCGGCGCGTAGGGTTGCAGGACTCGCGTCTGACCTTGGCGGTGACACCAAGAATCCGCCTCCGATCAACTCACGGGCACTATCCAAACTGGTCGGTTCAGCACGGCCCGCCGAAGAGAAGATTTCTGATTCTCCAATTTCGGAGTTGAACTCTATCTCAAACGCTGTTTTCGCCGAAATACCCGAATCAAAGCGGGCGGGTTCGAAGCGAGCAATGACCGATGCTGAGATATCGAAGGCTGCAAACAAGCGGTTGGCTGACGTTCTTCGAGATCAAAAGAAGCACCTCTCCGCGTGGTCTTCACCTCTTCACGGTTTGGAACTATCACTGACCCGCGTCACCGATCTTGATTCCGGAAACCGTCTTGTTGTTATTGCGATTCGCAATTCTGCATCAACAAATCTAAGGCTCGTTCGAGGTTCCCCTGAACTTCAGATCCAGACGCTCGACAAGGACGGCAACAGCCTTCTCACCACCAAACTCGATCTCCGCTATTTGGAAACAACCGCGTTTGAGGGCCTTGTCCAACCAGGCTCTACGACGTTCTATGCTCTTGTCTACAAATCTCCGCTCCTCGGGGTTAATCAGAAGATTCGAGTCGCCGTTGCTCAAACCGAAGCTATCGACGCCCCAATCTCGGCAACTCTTAACGGATCGAAATAAAGGAGACACGCGATGCAAACTACGTTAACTACAAATTCCGATATTCCGACTGCCTTACCGGACATCGAGGCGGACGAAGAACGCGAGAAAATGTTGCTGGCTGATCAGAATGAACTTTCGAACGATGAAGTTGATGATGATGAATTGGATCTTGAAACCGGATCGGAACGAAAAACTTCCCGAACCGCGAAGGTACTAAAAACCGCTGCCGCGTTCACGGTATTCTTGTTACTGATGGGTACAGCGATCACCTGGTTCTTCGGTATGGGCTGGTTCGCTACGCCGAATCCCCAGGCCGTCAATCGAACGAGCCAAAAGGATTCATCTCCGGCTCCAATGACCGAGGATGAGAAACTTAAGGCTGCCCTCACAATGGTTGCGTCAAAAGAGCCAATACCAAGCAAGGACTCTGTGGTTGGGCAATCCGATGAACCGATATCGATCGACAAACCCGCTCCTGCTGACACCGAGTCAAACGATATCTCTTCGATGTCAGCATCGCGAACGAGAACCGAGCCTTCCTTCAATCTTGGCACTGATATCTCCTCCCGGGACGCTCTCAAACGAGAGGATCAGCCCACCAACCTGGAGACAAAGAAGAATTCTCCACAAGGTAACGACACTCCCCTGTCAAAATCTGTATCGTCAACCGAACCCTTAGGACGCTCGCTGTTCTTTGGAGTCACAAAGGTCAGAGATGAGCAATTTCGCAATAATAGTGCAGCAACTACAGCGCCAACCTCGGACACACCGAAGCCAAAAGTAAATGGCTCACTGCCGTTTGGCTCACTGCTTACGGTCCGTCTTATTGGAGCGATCTACACGCTTAGAAATTCCGGAGGGGTCGTCCGTATGGAATTGACACAACCGGTTGTAGGAAAGGGTTATTCCTATCCGGCCGGCACGACTCTAATTGGTAATCTACGGGGCGGTGAATCCGTAAGAGCGTTCGTCAACATTATCGGCCTGATCGATCCGGTTTCTGGTGAACTGGTGAAGTTCACCGGCGAACTATTGGGAACTGACGGTGCCTCAGGGATTCCCGGAAACAGGAAAAGAGTCACCGGAAAGTGGACCCGATTCTTTCGAGGCATAAAAGATACTGCCGGCTCGATATTGGGATCGGTCGGTTCAATCCGTTCAGGGGGAACAGTAGTAATATCTGAGCCGCTGCGCCGAGGGTCCGAAAAACTCTCCGAGGACACGAGTCAGTCACTGTTTGGAAACGAACCCGAGGACACGTTCCTAGAGGTCTTAGCCGGAACCACCGGATACGTACTTGTAACGCAACTACCCGAACCGAACTCTTCAATTGCCAACGCAGAAACGGGAGCAAAAAAGGAATGATTCCGTTTGACGCATCCCGTCCACAGATCAACCCCCGCGAACTTGTCTCAGACGGAAAGCACGGTGAGCTTTTCCAACTGATGGCTGGACACGGATACGTGCCCGACGAGCAAGTATTCGAAGACTTCTGTGAGAGTCTTAAGTCTGGACGGGCATGGCTTATTTCCGGTACGCGCGGCAGCGGGAAGACTGCATTTCCCGAAGCGTTAGCCGCCGCCTGCAATCTTTCAATGTGTGTTGTTGCCGGACGCGATGGGTTAAAACAGGAAGAGATCCTCTATGACTGGGATAATGAAGAGCAAGCCGTGTGGATGAGAGAACACCTGGCTCTCGCAAAACAACTGCCACTTGACGAGCAGGCCGAGTTTCTCGACAATGCCCGACGCTCTAAGTGGCAGCGCCGATTTCTGATTCTTGGTGAAGTAGGAATGGCATACGACTTGGCGGCAAGCGCGGCGTCGAGCACTCCAATGAAACCACCGCCGGTGTTGATCCTTGATGAAAGCGATAAGTTTGGGGCCAGCATTGAAGATTCACTTCTTATGCCGCTCGAACGTGGACTGATCTACATTCCACGATACGAAGGCGGAACGATAGGCGTTCCCGACTGGAATTCGAGACCGATCGTGATCACGACCTCAAATGATCTGCGCCACAAACTCAGTTCGCCGTTCATTTCGAGACACGTTTACAGCCGGTTCGCGAGTCCTTCGCTGGAAAAGGAGCTTGAGATCTTATCGACAAGAAATAAAAGCGCGACTTCAGCCCACTTAGCACTTACAACCAAGCTGATAGACGCCGTTCGCGGAATCGCCGGAATGGAAGATCATCCGAGTGTCCGTGAGTCGATCGACATCGTTGCGGCTCTCGAACGCGACTTGGTTGAGTCTCTGAATTCGAAAAACTTGGTCCGATATTTTTGCTATTTCGTAAAGACCGGAGCATCCAGAGAACTGCTGACTCTTCAACTCGACTATCTCTTGGGGATGATGCACGCCTTCCACCCGGACATCGATTCTTGGCTAGGCTCGCGTGATGCCAGTTGGAAGATTAGGTGGCCGCAGCTCGCCGACAATTCCCTATGAATAGAACAGAATCCAAATTGGGGCTTTTTTCGACGATCAAACAGTCGGTGGTTCGCAGTCAATACGCTGGCCTACTGGTAGTCGTTTGCGTGGTCGGCATCTACGGATTTGTCAGAATATTGATGCCGCAGAGCGAAACGGCCCAGGTTCGATTTGTTGAAACTCGTGGGCCTGAATCTGAAAAAGAGTCTTCGCCGACCGGATCGCAGACCGAAGACCCATTCTCCGGCCTCGAGTATGATAATGCGGTAAGACTCAGAGAAACGTCGGCTCTGGGGATGGCGATCTCGTTGTCGGTGTTATCGCTGAATGCTCAAAACGGAAGACTCCCAGAGAATGTCGATCGGATAATTCGCCACGTTAATGCCGCCCGACTACTGCCGCCCGGGATTCAATCAAATTCAGCAACTATTACTTCAGAGCGAAGCACGTTTCATATCATATATCGACGCGAACCCTTTTCATTTGAGGTACTGGCCGTACCAAAATCCGATCTAGGCTCACAATTACTTTTTAGATTTCCGCTCCCTCAAAGCGAACCCAATACCGTTCTGTATTTTGAAGCGCTCCGCGATAAACCCTTTCCGGCAGCTCTTTCAACTGTTGAACAATTGAGTGCGTCAGGCTGGAGGATCCGGCATTGGCGAGGTGATGTATCGTCCATTACTTCGGCGACATATGATTCGCTGAAAGAACAGAGTGATTATCTTCGTAACACACGGTAACCGATCAAGCTATGTTTTCGCGTGAATGGATTGAGAAATTCGACGCTTCCTACGGTATTCCAAGGAAAGCAAATGAGCAGTATCTGCCATCGTATCAAGCGTTTTGGCAGTGGTCGGCTGACATTGGCATGTGTGTTTTCTTCTTTGCTTTGGGATTACTCGGTTCAATAGTCTGCTTGTTTGCGGGATATCTTTTAGACGTTTATGGTCTGATAACTTTGGTCTTTTGGGCGATGGCTCTGATCTGTATTGCGGGCTCGCTTGTAGATTCCTATTCACTAATGTGGGCGTACCGCGTTCGACGAATGAGTACCGCTCATGGCTCAGCGCGGTGGGCGAAGGCATCCGATCTGATTCGCTGCGGTCTGATGAATCGGATTAGAGGATTGCCATTACCTGCAAATGCGCTTCCTCTCGCAAAAGCGTTTTGGGGTCGCGATGTATTTCTTCCCGCAAGTCAGTGGCTTCGCCACTTTGTTATGTTCGGCCCGACCGGTTCCGGTAAATCAAAGACTTTTTTCATGTCCATGATCCGGGCGATCCTGAACAAGTCGTCATGTCTGGTTTACGATCCAAAAGGCGAGCTTTTCGCCCAGACTGCCCGTTCCGCCGAAACGATTTATCGTCTGGACCTCAACGAACCGAAAAGAAGCGATCGATGGAACTTCATTCCGAAATGCAGAAACGATCCGGCATTTGCGTGTCAGATTGCCGGAATGATGATCGGGATAGAAGGCCGACGCCGCTCAAATGCCGATCCGTTCTGGGGCGACGCCGAGCAGATAGCTTTAACCGCAATTTTACTTCATATCGCAGAAGTTTTTCGCGAGAAGGCAATTCCCGCCTTTGCTGCAGACTTTCTTCTCTTCCTGAGCGGTGACGGCGATCAGGCCTTCAACGATGCGATGATGAATTCGCCAAGCCTCTACGCGAAACAAGCGTATTTAGCTTTTCGACAGGCACCGGTTCAGACTCGCGGATCCATTTTGATAGGTTTGTACAACAAGCTTCGACCGTTCACACTTGCACCTGCTCGGATGGTAACGTTGCCGCCAACCAAAGACGAAGCGGCACTTGGCTGCCGCTCGATAAACTTCGCAGACCTTCGCAAACCCGGTACAGCAATTTACCTGGTCGTCTCGGAAGGGGCCGCCGACGTCTATAAAGAGTTTATCGCTACCTTCATCGGACAGGCCGTTATGGAAATGAGGCTCGATGGTGTAAATGAACCAGAGCATCCGTGCTTCGTTCTCATAGACGAGGCTTACCAGTTGAATGTATCGGAGGTCAAAAGAATATCGGGTATCGGGCGCGGACGTGGTGTTGGACTTGGTCTCGGATATCAGGACTTACCTCAAATGTACGACCAATACGGTCGTGAGCAGGCGAATGCGATACTCGGCACCATAATGACCAAGATCTTTCTGCCTGGCCTTGACGATGTGACTGCCGAGTACGCCTCAAAGCAGCTGGGCGAAACGACGATCTTCTCAAAAACATTTCAGGACTTTCCGGGAAAGAAACAGGACAACACCAGATACGCGGAGCAAAAGCGTGCCCTCATGCTGCCGAATGAGATTCGACAAACAGCAGCCCATTCCGAAGTGTTGATTATCAGCGACACCGCCCCGCCGATCCGCGCTGCATACCCGCCTTTTGCGGTTCATAAAAACACTTATTCCGCCGCGATTAAAGGCACACCCCGCGAAATCCACCTTGGAGATATTGATCCTCAATTCTCATTTACAGACTCGGGCCAGGCTAACCAGGCTGCCGAACATGACAAGGCAGCTCTCAAAGAAGTTATCTCATCTGAGGTCGATCGAATCTGTTCGAAGGAACGTCTTTCAGAACTGGCTTTTCCATCTGCAAAAGAGCCAGCACTTGACTCGCTGGAACATCAATTAGACGGTGAATCGGCGAAAAAGGATCCAGTTTACAACGCTCTCAACAACCTTCCTGTCGAGGTGGGATACTTTTCTGCCCAAGGTAATGGAGGTTCTTTGGTGATTGAACACGCATCGATCTAAAACGCATGCTAAATAGACTCAAGATCTCGCTCATCCTAGCCCCGCTGGCCATCACAATTTTGATCGGCGTCTATGTCTACTCCCTTTGGTCGCAGGAACGAAAACGAAGCTCAGAAATCCCCGTTGACGCAACCGCAGCGATGAACAGAGATCTGGTGAAGTTCCACCAAAAACGCGGTTCGTTCCCCGCAACGCTGAAAGATCTCGAAGGCGTCGTCTGGGAAAAGAAGGATCGAAATTACGTTTCGGACGGACATTCAATGATCCACAGAAACTACTTCTATCTTTACTCAAGAATTGACCAAAATCGGTTCACTCTCTGGGCCATCCCAATCGGCAAAGAGCGTGAGGAGGCATCAACATTATTTTTAGTAGGAACGCCTATGAAAAAAAGAACATGGAAAGGAGCCGCTCTCACTGTAGAAGATGTCGGCAAACTACCCCGGTTGTTACCGGTCGAACAGGATTTGGCTCTTAGAGGAATGGTTGAGCAGGTAGATCACAAAACGATGTCCTCGAATTCGAAGTAAAGTATTTCTTTGCGAAAAGTACCGAAAAGTGGTACTTTGTGCAAAGGATTACTTTCATGAGATCACAAAGTTCGCAACTTAGAGTCGAAGAATGGGTAGATAAGGAAATTGCTTTCGGCCGGAGCGCTTTCTCTCTGGATCGAGTTGAGAGTGAGCTGCCGCAGTATTCTGAAACCGCGATCAAACGTTCTCTGAACCGATTATCACGAAAGGGCACCATAATTTCCGCCCACAAGGGCTATTACGTTATTGTCACGCCTCAATACTCTTCACGCGGGATTCTTCCTCCGGCACTATTTATTGACGGACTAATGCGTTTCTTGGAGCGTTCATATTACGTTGGCCTTTTAAACGCTGCTGCATTTTACGGCGCGGCACACCAGGTGCCTCAAGAGTTCTTTGTTTTTACGAGTTTTCCGCCCATGAGGCCGACCGTGAAGAAGGGGATAAAGATAAATTACATAACCAGAAAAGAGATCCCAGATGACCTTCTCGAAGACCGAAAGACCGAAACTGGAGTTGTGAAGATTTCCTCGCCAGAACTTACCGCCGCCGATTTGGTGCAGCACCATAAAAGAGTCGGCGGTTTGAACCGAGTAGTTGAAGTGCTCTCAGAGCTGACCGAAGCGATCCGCATCGAGAAACTAAACAACGAGTTTATTCAGTTCGTTCCAACTGCCGTAATTCAGCGGCTCGGTTATCTGCTCGAAACAGCAACAGGTGCAGAGTCACTCGCCGACGGGCTCTATAAAGCCGCGGCGTTAAATGTCGAAAAGTTCTTTCCTGTGCCATTAAGTACAACAAAAAGGAAACGTGGATTTCCGGTTGAAACGAGATGGAATGTAGTTGTAAATGAAACGATAGATACCGAATAGTGATTCCTGCCGCATATATCACCCAATGGGCCAATTTCGTCCCATGGCAGACAAATGAACAGGTCGAGCAGGACCTTGTGATCACACGCGCCATTGTGGAAATCTTTTCGGATGATTTCCTACGCGAACGCCTCGCGTTTCGCGGCGGGACCGCTCTTCATAAACTTTATTTGAATCCGCAACCTCGGTATTCCGAAGACATCGATCTCGTTCAGATCAGACCCGAACCAATTAAAGAAACGCTCGCCCGCCTTCAAAGCAGGCTTGAATTCGTCGGTCCGGCATCTGTGGCTCAGAAGAAAGACAATAATACTCTCCGTTTTCGATTCGAATCGGAAATACCTCCGGTCCAACCTTTGAAACTAAAAGTCGAAA
This sequence is a window from Acidobacteriota bacterium. Protein-coding genes within it:
- a CDS encoding type IV toxin-antitoxin system AbiEi family antitoxin, which gives rise to MRSQSSQLRVEEWVDKEIAFGRSAFSLDRVESELPQYSETAIKRSLNRLSRKGTIISAHKGYYVIVTPQYSSRGILPPALFIDGLMRFLERSYYVGLLNAAAFYGAAHQVPQEFFVFTSFPPMRPTVKKGIKINYITRKEIPDDLLEDRKTETGVVKISSPELTAADLVQHHKRVGGLNRVVEVLSELTEAIRIEKLNNEFIQFVPTAVIQRLGYLLETATGAESLADGLYKAAALNVEKFFPVPLSTTKRKRGFPVETRWNVVVNETIDTE
- a CDS encoding AAA family ATPase codes for the protein MIPFDASRPQINPRELVSDGKHGELFQLMAGHGYVPDEQVFEDFCESLKSGRAWLISGTRGSGKTAFPEALAAACNLSMCVVAGRDGLKQEEILYDWDNEEQAVWMREHLALAKQLPLDEQAEFLDNARRSKWQRRFLILGEVGMAYDLAASAASSTPMKPPPVLILDESDKFGASIEDSLLMPLERGLIYIPRYEGGTIGVPDWNSRPIVITTSNDLRHKLSSPFISRHVYSRFASPSLEKELEILSTRNKSATSAHLALTTKLIDAVRGIAGMEDHPSVRESIDIVAALERDLVESLNSKNLVRYFCYFVKTGASRELLTLQLDYLLGMMHAFHPDIDSWLGSRDASWKIRWPQLADNSL
- a CDS encoding type IV secretory system conjugative DNA transfer family protein, translated to MFSREWIEKFDASYGIPRKANEQYLPSYQAFWQWSADIGMCVFFFALGLLGSIVCLFAGYLLDVYGLITLVFWAMALICIAGSLVDSYSLMWAYRVRRMSTAHGSARWAKASDLIRCGLMNRIRGLPLPANALPLAKAFWGRDVFLPASQWLRHFVMFGPTGSGKSKTFFMSMIRAILNKSSCLVYDPKGELFAQTARSAETIYRLDLNEPKRSDRWNFIPKCRNDPAFACQIAGMMIGIEGRRRSNADPFWGDAEQIALTAILLHIAEVFREKAIPAFAADFLLFLSGDGDQAFNDAMMNSPSLYAKQAYLAFRQAPVQTRGSILIGLYNKLRPFTLAPARMVTLPPTKDEAALGCRSINFADLRKPGTAIYLVVSEGAADVYKEFIATFIGQAVMEMRLDGVNEPEHPCFVLIDEAYQLNVSEVKRISGIGRGRGVGLGLGYQDLPQMYDQYGREQANAILGTIMTKIFLPGLDDVTAEYASKQLGETTIFSKTFQDFPGKKQDNTRYAEQKRALMLPNEIRQTAAHSEVLIISDTAPPIRAAYPPFAVHKNTYSAAIKGTPREIHLGDIDPQFSFTDSGQANQAAEHDKAALKEVISSEVDRICSKERLSELAFPSAKEPALDSLEHQLDGESAKKDPVYNALNNLPVEVGYFSAQGNGGSLVIEHASI
- a CDS encoding lytic transglycosylase domain-containing protein; the encoded protein is MDVLSRARLFEATIEKVAKSEGVDPLILWTIAYNETRFRPWLTSPKNAQGLMQFMPATAARFGLKDPYEPTSSLYAAAKYVKYLGRLFDWKLESVLAAYNAGEGTVSAYLYGRNLKSNGRLINASQRRTVNGVPPYKETLGYVSQGVEVYRWLKQQGRFGTAPTPFAAEKYPRSEREIKATEVQESKAILVFYDPRTGRRSLISRETSDEPRQLSFGPVIVGQNIPTNSARRARSTFAGEIVLSTHDR